ACCTGTGGGCGGCCTTGTGCCGCCCTTCGGAGTGATGGCGTGTGAAGGAGCTTGTCCAATATCTGGTGTCCTCGTTGGTAGATCACCCGGATTCGGTGGAAGTCGTCGAGACGACGGATAATGATGTCATCACCTATCGGGTGAAAGTCCACGCGGACGACATGGGCCGCGTCATTGGCCGGCAAGGCCGTATCGCAAAAGCCATTCGCAACGTGGTCAGTGCGGCTGCGTATCGGCAACACAAGCGTGTATTTGTAGATATTCAGTCGTAACAATTGTCGTCAGTGAGAAGGAGAGATTGGGTTGGAAATTCGTCAGCCTGTCGCCGTCAAGGTGGTTTTGACGGAAACGACGAAGCAGCAGATCATTCAGGAGCAGCGCCGGCAAATCGAGCAGGTGAGCAACGAGATAGAGCAACTTGAGGCTCAAGGCAAGGAAGCGCTTGCCCAGGCGATGGCACAAGGTGGTGACATCGCGCAACAGGTTCGTCAACAAATTGATAACGAGCGCACGACGCGCGAACGTCGCCGTGAAGAACTGTTCCAGCAAATGCAACAAATTCAGCAGATGGAACTGGGTACTGAGTTGCAAAATATGACCGTTGAAACCACGGTTTCTGTTAAGCCGGGTGACGACTGGACGAAGGTTTTGCTTGGGGCAGAAATTATCGTTCGGGACGGCATCATCCAGGAGATTCGCCAGAACGGTCAGAAAATCGAAGGTTGATGGCGGCCGACGCAGTCCCAGGGTTCAGCACATGGTGTTGGACCTTTTTTTGTGGAAATGGAGAGGTGAAGGATGGCTTCGTACTACACGGTGGGCGTGATGACTAAGCCCCACGGTCTGCGTGGCGAAATGAAGGTATACCCGCGCACGGATTTTCCTGAGAAGCGTTTTGCGGCCGGATCGAAATTGTATGTACGCCCAGAAGGTGGCTCTCCGATTGCGGCCGTTGAAGTCCGGTCGGGGCGGCAACAGCAGAACATGTGGATAGTGGGGTTTAGGGACTTGGTGACCATCCACGATGTGGAGCGCTGGCGCGGTATGGAACTGTGTGTGGAAGAGGCTCAACTGGAACCGCTGCCGGAGGGTACATACTACATTCATCAGTTGGTTGGTCTTCAAGTCTACACAGAGGAAGGCGTGTTTGTGGGCGAGTTGAAGGAAGTGCTGACACCGGGAGCAAACGACGTGTATGTCGTACGTGGACCGCTCAGCAAGGACGACATCTTATTGCCGGCGATTCCGGACTGTATTCTCAAGGTCGATATCGCCGCCAACCGCATGACCATCCACCTCTTGCCAGGCCTTATCGGAGACGACGACGAGAGCTGAGAAAGGGCCGGGTGAGATGGCACTGAATATTTTTGTTTTGACGTTATTTCCACAGATGTTTTCCAGCGTCTTTGGCGAGAGTATGATGAAGCGCGCGTTTGCCAGTGGCGTTGCCAACATCGAATACGTCGACTTTCGCCAATACGCGACCGATAAACACCATACTGTCGACGACACGCCATTTGGCGGCGGCGCGGGCATGTTGTTGAAGCCGGAGCCGCTCTTTGCCGCAATGGATGACATTCACGAGCGACATGGGGTAGTTCCTCCTCCAGCTGGACGCGTCATTCTGCTCTCCCCGCAGGGACGCCGATTTAACCAGGAAGTGGCGCGAGAGTATGCGGCATGCGAACGCCTCACATTTCTCTGTGGTCATTATGAGGGGTTTGATGACAGAGTGCGTCAGCACCTGGTTACGGAGGAATTGTCTCTAGGCGACTTCGTGATGACTGGCGGTGAGATTGCGGCGATGGCCGTGATTGACACGGTGGTGCGGTTGTTGCCAGGCGTACTCGGCAATGCGGGGTCACTCGAAGATGAGTCTCACACAGCGCGGTTACTTGAGTACCCCCAGTACACGCGGCCTGCTTCATTTCGGGGGATGGATGTTCCGCCGACGCTATTGTCGGGGAACCACCAACTGATTGCCAAATGGCGAAGGAAACACGCGTTGTATCGGACATGGCGCGAGCGGCCAGACCTGCTTGATGGCCTCAACCTCGACGACGAGCAGGCGCAGTGGTTGCAACAATTTGAGCGCGGCGACTTTCGCGACATCGACATCCCGTAGGGATGAAGCTTGTGGGGCGAGTTTTGGGAAAATCGCCGTAGAAAAAGGCTACAGCGGTGCGCAGTGCTGATGGCTGTATCCCGGGGAAAGGAGCGCCCGCTGTAGCTGGTGTATCGTATGGCATCTAGTTGTGGTACGTTCACGTAGCTTCTCCTGCACAAATTTATTTTGTCAATAGCCGAATTGCTCTGTGGCCAGACAGCCGAATTTGGCCGCCATGTAGCGTACTGGTGGTTTGACTTTGGGTGTCGTCGCCCTGTGCGCGCCTCCTTGTATGACGATCTCGCCCAACACCATCAAGAAACACTGTAAAGCAAATCTTATTGTTGACATACTGTCGGTAGAGATGTTATATTGCTTCTTGTCGCTTCGGCGGCGCTGTGATGACACAGTAGCGGTACAGGTCACGGTTGTTTATCGTCTCGTGGTCGACGGTTGTCTTTGTCAGCCTCGAAGAACGGATGAAAAACTTACCAGTGACAACGAACGTCAGTTCGTGATATAATACTTAGGCTGCTTCGACAGAAGCGGCACTTGCTTGAAAGAATCACTTCATCTGGTTCCTCGTTGAATCAGTTCTGTGGGGTTTTCACAGCAGGTTTGGTTCCTTGAAAACTGAACACACACGCCTAAAAGTTTCGGTCAACGTGACCTTTGGTCACAGCGACGATTGAAACATATGTAACAACGCCATTTTTTGAGAGTTTGATCCTGGCTCAGGACGAACGCTGGCGGCGTGCCTAATACATGCAAGTCGAGCGAGCCCTTCGGGGCTAGCGGCGGACGGGTGAGTAACACGTGGGCAATCTGCCTTTCAGACTGGAATAACACTCGGAAACGGGTGCTAATGCCGGATAATACACGGGTAGGCATCTACTTGTGTTGAAAGATGCAACTGCATCGCTGAGAGAGGAGCCCGCGGCGCATTAGCTAGTTGGTGAGGTAACGGCTCACCAAGGCGACGATGCGTAGCCGACCTGAGAGGGTGACCGGCCACACTGGGACTGAGACACGGCCCAGACTCCTACGGGAGGCAGCAGTAGGGAATCTTCCGCAATGGGCGCAAGCCTGACGGAGCAACGCCGCGTGAGCGAAGAAGGCCTTCGGGTTGTAAAGCTCTGTTGCTCGGGGAGAGCGACAAGGAGAGTGGAAAGCTCCTTGTGAGACGGTACCGAGTGAGGAAGCCCCGGCTAACTACGTGCCAGCAGCCGCGGTAATACGTAGGGGGCAAGCGTTGTCCGGAATCACTGGGCGTAAAGCGTGCGTAGGCGGTTGTGTAAGTCTGAAGTGAAAGTCCAAGGCTCAACCTTGGGATTGCTTTGGAAACTGCATGACTTGAGTGCTGGAGAGGCAAGGGGAATTCCACGTGTAGCGGTGAAATGCGTAGATATGTGGAGGAATACCAGTGGCGAAGGCGCCTTGCTGGACAGTGACTGACGCTGAGGCACGAAAGCGTGGGGAGCAAACAGGATTAGATACCCTGGTAGTCCACGCCGTAAACGATGAGTGCTAGGTGTTGGGGGGACACACCCCAGTGCCGAAGGAAACCCAATAAGCACTCCGCCTGGGGAGTACGGTCGCAAGACTGAAACTCAAAGGAATTGACGGGGGCCCGCACAAGCAGTGGAGCATGTGGTTTAATTCGAAGCAACGCGAAGAACCTTACCAGGGCTTGACATCCCTCTGACCGGTGCAGAGATGTACCTTCCCTTCGGGGCAGAGGAGACAGGTGGTGCATGGTTGTCGTCAGCTCGTGTCGTGAGATGTTGGGTTAAGTCCCGCAACGAGCGCAACCCTTGATCTGTGTTACCAGCACGTAGAGGTGGGGACTCACAGGTGACTGCCGGCGTAAGTCGGAGGAAGGCGGGGATGACGTCAAATCATCATGCCCTTTATGTCCTGGGCTACACACGTGCTACAATGGGCGGTACAACGGGAAGCGAAGCCGCGAGGTGGAGCAAAACCTAAAAAGCCGTTCGTAGTTCGGATTGCAGGCTGCAACTCGCCTGCATGAAGCCGGAATTGCTAGTAATCGCGGATCAGCATGCCGCGGTGAATCCGTTCCCGGGCCTTGTACACACCGCCCGTCACACCACGAGAGTCGGCAACACCCGAAGTCGGTGAGGTAACCGTTATGGAGCCAGCCGCCGAAGGTGGGGTTGATGATTGGGGTGAAGTCGTAACAAGGTAGCCGTATCGGAAGGTGCGGCTGGATCACCTCCTTTCTACGGAGAAACAAGGCTTTTAGGTGTTGTGTGTTTGGTTTTGAGGGAGCCAACGTCTCATATGAGACAAGGTAAACTCAAGGCGCGTTTCCGACGGAAGTTGGAAGGCGCATGTACCTTGGCAACTGAATATGGAACAACCTCGAAATAGTAAACCGGTAACCGAAATGCGAGTAACAGGTAA
Above is a genomic segment from Alicyclobacillus acidoterrestris containing:
- a CDS encoding KH domain-containing protein, whose translation is MKELVQYLVSSLVDHPDSVEVVETTDNDVITYRVKVHADDMGRVIGRQGRIAKAIRNVVSAAAYRQHKRVFVDIQS
- the rimM gene encoding ribosome maturation factor RimM (Essential for efficient processing of 16S rRNA), whose translation is MASYYTVGVMTKPHGLRGEMKVYPRTDFPEKRFAAGSKLYVRPEGGSPIAAVEVRSGRQQQNMWIVGFRDLVTIHDVERWRGMELCVEEAQLEPLPEGTYYIHQLVGLQVYTEEGVFVGELKEVLTPGANDVYVVRGPLSKDDILLPAIPDCILKVDIAANRMTIHLLPGLIGDDDES
- a CDS encoding YlqD family protein yields the protein MEIRQPVAVKVVLTETTKQQIIQEQRRQIEQVSNEIEQLEAQGKEALAQAMAQGGDIAQQVRQQIDNERTTRERRREELFQQMQQIQQMELGTELQNMTVETTVSVKPGDDWTKVLLGAEIIVRDGIIQEIRQNGQKIEG
- the trmD gene encoding tRNA (guanosine(37)-N1)-methyltransferase TrmD yields the protein MNIFVLTLFPQMFSSVFGESMMKRAFASGVANIEYVDFRQYATDKHHTVDDTPFGGGAGMLLKPEPLFAAMDDIHERHGVVPPPAGRVILLSPQGRRFNQEVAREYAACERLTFLCGHYEGFDDRVRQHLVTEELSLGDFVMTGGEIAAMAVIDTVVRLLPGVLGNAGSLEDESHTARLLEYPQYTRPASFRGMDVPPTLLSGNHQLIAKWRRKHALYRTWRERPDLLDGLNLDDEQAQWLQQFERGDFRDIDIP